In a single window of the Ooceraea biroi isolate clonal line C1 chromosome 8, Obir_v5.4, whole genome shotgun sequence genome:
- the LOC105280300 gene encoding uncharacterized protein LOC105280300 encodes MPVGGRVAGKIGIYSSHYNGKGYSGINEEIIWISIGMGITIAILITIALCYIAREKCRKRHEGYYTS; translated from the exons ATGCCGGTGGGTGGACGCGTCGCGGGCAAAATTGGGATCTACAGCTCCCATTACAATG GAAAAGGATACAGCGGTATAAATGAGGAAATCATCTGGATCAGCATAGGCATGGGGATCACCATAGCGATCTTGATcaccatcgcactatgctacaTCGCTCGTGAAAAGTGTCGCAAACGGCACGAAGGATACTACACATCTTGA